One genomic region from Homalodisca vitripennis isolate AUS2020 chromosome 6, UT_GWSS_2.1, whole genome shotgun sequence encodes:
- the LOC124364140 gene encoding LOW QUALITY PROTEIN: S-antigen protein-like (The sequence of the model RefSeq protein was modified relative to this genomic sequence to represent the inferred CDS: substituted 1 base at 1 genomic stop codon), translated as MDKRIVGQRPTERVTGRQTDRLTDGQTNSRTATNGESDRQTNGQINRWTNEQTDSDQRRDXQTDKRTATNRESNGRTDGQMNRLTTDKMADGQTNRRIATNGESDTHTNGQRPTERVTDGQTDKMNRLTTDKMVDGQMNRRIATNGESDRRTNEQTDNGQNGRRTNEQTDSYQRRE; from the coding sequence ATGGACAAACGAATAGTCGGACAGCGACCAACGGAGAGAGTGACAggcagacagacggacagatTAACAGATGGACAAACGAATAGTCGGACAGCGACCAACGGAGAGAGTGACAGGCAGACAAACGGACAGATTAACAGATGGACAAACGAACAGACGGACAGCGACCAACGGAGAgattgacagacagacaaacggacAGCGACCAACAGAGAGAGTAACGGACGGACAGACGGACAAATGAACAGACTGACAACGGACAAAATGGCAGACGGACAAACGAACAGACGGATAGCTACCAACGGAGAGAGTGACACACATACAAACGGACAGCGACCAACGGAGAGAgtgacagacggacagacggacaAAATGAACAGACTGACAACGGACAAAATGGTAGACGGACAAATGAACAGGCGGATAGCGACCAACGGAGAGAGTGACAGACGGACAAATGAACAGACTGACAACGGACAAAATGGCAGACGGACAAACGAACAGACGGATAGCTACCAACGAAGAGAGTGA